A window of the Lactuca sativa cultivar Salinas chromosome 7, Lsat_Salinas_v11, whole genome shotgun sequence genome harbors these coding sequences:
- the LOC111901025 gene encoding G-type lectin S-receptor-like serine/threonine-protein kinase At4g27290 isoform X1 encodes MRSLSERFLLAEATIFALLLVSLHIQKIHTAEIEFISDSRFLTEADTLVSPAGIFELGFFKPRSSENKYVGIWYKKISVQTVVWVANRDFPVNGSSSGTLKIVSPGNLVLMKGPNDVVWSSNSTSSANAIVQLDDTGNLVVKEGINDKILWQSFDNPTDTLLPVMQFGRNFLTGKKWKLSSWKSDQDPAPGEFTWSTDTSGYPQNLLKQGTSVKFRAGPWNGVWFSAGSGFNRNIIKPDMIINETEVVYRYFLVDSSVVSRVTLNSFGQLERRVWEDGKTWQLTLQLPKDICDTYNICQAYGACTASTTQICVCLDERRFVPRNQNGWERANWSGGCVRRTPLDCKNGTDGFIKYSNLKLPDTKSSWFNMSMTTKECEAKCLKNCSCTAYANTDVRQKGSGCLLWFSELKDMRVSFEGNGQDIFVRMAYSELVVTSAQSFSEKKGRANIKIILPVVFLGVLLIGLSSTWFWYKWRKRHHPQPTREGEFLHVGESKRDAMELPLFNFSTIAKATANFSLENKIGEGGFGQVYKGMLEEGLEIAVKRLSKTSSQGIDEFKNEVICISKLQHRNLVKLLGCSIQRDERLLIYEYMPNRSLDSSIFDKTRSMLLDWSMRFNIIKGIARGLLYLHQDSRLRIIHRDLKASNVLLDLDMNPKISDFGMARSFEGNETQANTERVVGTYGYMSPEYALDGVFSIKSDVFSFGVLVLEIVSGKKNRGFIHPEHDNNLIGHAWRMHNEDRLMELIDTALGQSVNSSEAIRSIIVGLLCVQQSPKDRPSMSSIVVMLANEGALLKPKQPAFFTERNLLGGDFSSSSTCPTSSTNGLTVTEIVAR; translated from the exons ATGAGGAGCTTGAGCGAGAGGTTTCTATTGGCGGAAGCAACGATATTTGCTCTTTTACTTGTCTCACTCCACATTCAGAAAATCCACACCGCTGAAATTGAGTTCATTTCAGATTCAAGGTTCTTGACAGAAGCAGACACGTTGGTCTCACCAGCCGGAATATTTGAGTTGGGGTTTTTCAAGCCACGAAGCTCTGAGAACAAATACGTTGGTATATGGTACAAGAAAATCTCTGTTCAAACGGTGGTTTGGGTTGCCAACAGAGACTTCCCAGTCAACGGTTCATCATCCGGCACACTGAAAATCGTCTCTCCCGGAAATCTCGTCCTCATGAAGGGCCCCAATGATGTAGTCTGGTCATCCAATTCAACCTCATCAGCCAACGCAATTGTACAACTTGATGACACCGGAAATctagttgtcaaagaaggaatcAACGACAAGATTCTGTGGCAGAGTTTTGATAATCCAACTGATACACTTCTACCTGTCATGCAGTTTGGGAGAAATTTCTTGACGGGGAAGAAATGGAAACTATCGTCATGGAAGAGTGATCAAGACCCAGCTCCAGGTGAGTTCACGTGGAGCACCGACACAAGCGGCTATCCTCAGAATCTACTAAAACAAGGCACATCAGTCAAGTTCCGAGCTGGACCATGGAATGGTGTATGGTTTAGTGCGGGTTCTGGGTTCAACCGGAATATCATTAAACCAGATATGATTATCAATGAAACGGAGGTGGTTTACAGATATTTTCTTGTTGACAGTTCTGTCGTGTCAAGGGTCACTTTGAATTCATTTGGCCAGCTAGAACGTCGGGTGTGGGAAGATGGTAAGACATGGCAGCTTACCTTGCAATTACCAAAAGATATCTGTGATACATACAACATCTGTCAGGCTTATGGAGCATGCACTGCTTCGACCACACAAATATGTGTTTGTTTAGATGAGAGAAGATTCGTGCCCAGAAACCAAAACGGATGGGAGAGAGCAAATTGGTCGGGTGGTTGTGTGAGGCGAACACCATTGGATTGCAAAAACGGAACCGATGGGTTTATTAAGTATTCTAATTTGAAATTGCCTGATACAAAGAGTTCATGGTTTAACATGAGCATGACGACGAAAGAATGTGAAGCAAAATGCTTGAAGAATTGTAGTTGTACGGCCTATGCAAATACAGACGTCAGACAGAAAGGAAGTGGCTGCTTACTGTGGTTCAGTGAACTCAAGGACATGAGAGTCTCCTTTGAGGGCAATGGTCAGGATATCTTTGTAAGAATGGCTTACTCGGAATTAG TTGTTACTTCTGCTCAATCGTTTTCAGAGAAGAAAGGAAGGGCAAACATCAAAATCATCTTACCTGTAGTTTTTCTGGGGGTTCTTCTGATAGGCCTGAGCTCTACATGGTTCTGGTATAAATGGAGAAAGAGACATCATCCACAACCAACGAGAGAAG GGGAATTCTTACATGTCGGTGAGAGCAAGAGAGATGCCATGGAGCTACCATTGTTTAACTTTTCTACAATAGCTAAAGCTACCGCTAATTTTTCATTGGAAAATAAAATTGGAGAAGGTGGATTTGGACAAGTTTATAAG GGTATGCTAGAAGAAGGATTGGAGATTGCAGTTAAGCGTTTATCTAAAACTTCAAGCCAAGGAATTGatgagttcaagaatgaagtcaTTTGCATTTCAAAACTTCAGCACCGAAATCTTGTTAAACTCCTAGGATGTAGCATACAAAGAGACGAAAGGTTGTTGATATATGAATACATGCCAAACAGAAGCTTAGACTCGAGTATATTTG ACAAGACACGAAGCATGCTACTTGATTGGAGTATGCGTTTCAACATTATCAAAGGAATTGCTCGAGGACTTCTTTATCTACATCAAGATTCACGATTAAGAATCATCCATAGAGATCTTAAAGCTAGCAATGTTCTACTTGATCTGGATATGAACCCTAAGATATCAGACTTTGGCATGGCTAGAAGTTTTGaaggaaacgagactcaagcaaaCACCGagagagttgttggcacata TGGTTACATGTCGCCTGAGTATGCACTAGATGGTGTTTTCTCAATAAAATCAGATGTATTTAGCTTTGGTGTTTTAGTGTTGGAGATTGTGAGTGGGAAGAAAAATCGAGGATTCATTCATCCAGAGCATGACAATAACCTCATTGGACAT GCTTGGAGAATGCATAATGAAGACAGGTTAATGGAGCTCATTGATACAGCTTTAGGCCAATCAGTTAATTCATCGGAAGCTATAAGATCAATTATAGTGGGCTTGTTGTGTGTTCAACAAAGCCCAAAAGATAGGCCAAGCATGTCATCGATTGTTGTAATGTTGGCCAACGAGGGTGCATTGCTAAAACCTAAGCAGCCGGCATTTTTCACAGAAAGGAACTTACTTGGTGGGGATTTCTCTTCGTCAAGCACTTGCCCAACAAGTTCAACTAACGGTTTAACTGTAACAGAGATAGTCGCTCGATAG
- the LOC111901025 gene encoding G-type lectin S-receptor-like serine/threonine-protein kinase At4g27290 isoform X2, protein MRSLSERFLLAEATIFALLLVSLHIQKIHTAEIEFISDSRFLTEADTLVSPAGIFELGFFKPRSSENKYVGIWYKKISVQTVVWVANRDFPVNGSSSGTLKIVSPGNLVLMKGPNDVVWSSNSTSSANAIVQLDDTGNLVVKEGINDKILWQSFDNPTDTLLPVMQFGRNFLTGKKWKLSSWKSDQDPAPGEFTWSTDTSGYPQNLLKQGTSVKFRAGPWNGVWFSAGSGFNRNIIKPDMIINETEVVYRYFLVDSSVVSRVTLNSFGQLERRVWEDGKTWQLTLQLPKDICDTYNICQAYGACTASTTQICVCLDERRFVPRNQNGWERANWSGGCVRRTPLDCKNGTDGFIKYSNLKLPDTKSSWFNMSMTTKECEAKCLKNCSCTAYANTDVRQKGSGCLLWFSELKDMRVSFEGNGQDIFVRMAYSELEKKGRANIKIILPVVFLGVLLIGLSSTWFWYKWRKRHHPQPTREGEFLHVGESKRDAMELPLFNFSTIAKATANFSLENKIGEGGFGQVYKGMLEEGLEIAVKRLSKTSSQGIDEFKNEVICISKLQHRNLVKLLGCSIQRDERLLIYEYMPNRSLDSSIFDKTRSMLLDWSMRFNIIKGIARGLLYLHQDSRLRIIHRDLKASNVLLDLDMNPKISDFGMARSFEGNETQANTERVVGTYGYMSPEYALDGVFSIKSDVFSFGVLVLEIVSGKKNRGFIHPEHDNNLIGHAWRMHNEDRLMELIDTALGQSVNSSEAIRSIIVGLLCVQQSPKDRPSMSSIVVMLANEGALLKPKQPAFFTERNLLGGDFSSSSTCPTSSTNGLTVTEIVAR, encoded by the exons ATGAGGAGCTTGAGCGAGAGGTTTCTATTGGCGGAAGCAACGATATTTGCTCTTTTACTTGTCTCACTCCACATTCAGAAAATCCACACCGCTGAAATTGAGTTCATTTCAGATTCAAGGTTCTTGACAGAAGCAGACACGTTGGTCTCACCAGCCGGAATATTTGAGTTGGGGTTTTTCAAGCCACGAAGCTCTGAGAACAAATACGTTGGTATATGGTACAAGAAAATCTCTGTTCAAACGGTGGTTTGGGTTGCCAACAGAGACTTCCCAGTCAACGGTTCATCATCCGGCACACTGAAAATCGTCTCTCCCGGAAATCTCGTCCTCATGAAGGGCCCCAATGATGTAGTCTGGTCATCCAATTCAACCTCATCAGCCAACGCAATTGTACAACTTGATGACACCGGAAATctagttgtcaaagaaggaatcAACGACAAGATTCTGTGGCAGAGTTTTGATAATCCAACTGATACACTTCTACCTGTCATGCAGTTTGGGAGAAATTTCTTGACGGGGAAGAAATGGAAACTATCGTCATGGAAGAGTGATCAAGACCCAGCTCCAGGTGAGTTCACGTGGAGCACCGACACAAGCGGCTATCCTCAGAATCTACTAAAACAAGGCACATCAGTCAAGTTCCGAGCTGGACCATGGAATGGTGTATGGTTTAGTGCGGGTTCTGGGTTCAACCGGAATATCATTAAACCAGATATGATTATCAATGAAACGGAGGTGGTTTACAGATATTTTCTTGTTGACAGTTCTGTCGTGTCAAGGGTCACTTTGAATTCATTTGGCCAGCTAGAACGTCGGGTGTGGGAAGATGGTAAGACATGGCAGCTTACCTTGCAATTACCAAAAGATATCTGTGATACATACAACATCTGTCAGGCTTATGGAGCATGCACTGCTTCGACCACACAAATATGTGTTTGTTTAGATGAGAGAAGATTCGTGCCCAGAAACCAAAACGGATGGGAGAGAGCAAATTGGTCGGGTGGTTGTGTGAGGCGAACACCATTGGATTGCAAAAACGGAACCGATGGGTTTATTAAGTATTCTAATTTGAAATTGCCTGATACAAAGAGTTCATGGTTTAACATGAGCATGACGACGAAAGAATGTGAAGCAAAATGCTTGAAGAATTGTAGTTGTACGGCCTATGCAAATACAGACGTCAGACAGAAAGGAAGTGGCTGCTTACTGTGGTTCAGTGAACTCAAGGACATGAGAGTCTCCTTTGAGGGCAATGGTCAGGATATCTTTGTAAGAATGGCTTACTCGGAATTAG AGAAGAAAGGAAGGGCAAACATCAAAATCATCTTACCTGTAGTTTTTCTGGGGGTTCTTCTGATAGGCCTGAGCTCTACATGGTTCTGGTATAAATGGAGAAAGAGACATCATCCACAACCAACGAGAGAAG GGGAATTCTTACATGTCGGTGAGAGCAAGAGAGATGCCATGGAGCTACCATTGTTTAACTTTTCTACAATAGCTAAAGCTACCGCTAATTTTTCATTGGAAAATAAAATTGGAGAAGGTGGATTTGGACAAGTTTATAAG GGTATGCTAGAAGAAGGATTGGAGATTGCAGTTAAGCGTTTATCTAAAACTTCAAGCCAAGGAATTGatgagttcaagaatgaagtcaTTTGCATTTCAAAACTTCAGCACCGAAATCTTGTTAAACTCCTAGGATGTAGCATACAAAGAGACGAAAGGTTGTTGATATATGAATACATGCCAAACAGAAGCTTAGACTCGAGTATATTTG ACAAGACACGAAGCATGCTACTTGATTGGAGTATGCGTTTCAACATTATCAAAGGAATTGCTCGAGGACTTCTTTATCTACATCAAGATTCACGATTAAGAATCATCCATAGAGATCTTAAAGCTAGCAATGTTCTACTTGATCTGGATATGAACCCTAAGATATCAGACTTTGGCATGGCTAGAAGTTTTGaaggaaacgagactcaagcaaaCACCGagagagttgttggcacata TGGTTACATGTCGCCTGAGTATGCACTAGATGGTGTTTTCTCAATAAAATCAGATGTATTTAGCTTTGGTGTTTTAGTGTTGGAGATTGTGAGTGGGAAGAAAAATCGAGGATTCATTCATCCAGAGCATGACAATAACCTCATTGGACAT GCTTGGAGAATGCATAATGAAGACAGGTTAATGGAGCTCATTGATACAGCTTTAGGCCAATCAGTTAATTCATCGGAAGCTATAAGATCAATTATAGTGGGCTTGTTGTGTGTTCAACAAAGCCCAAAAGATAGGCCAAGCATGTCATCGATTGTTGTAATGTTGGCCAACGAGGGTGCATTGCTAAAACCTAAGCAGCCGGCATTTTTCACAGAAAGGAACTTACTTGGTGGGGATTTCTCTTCGTCAAGCACTTGCCCAACAAGTTCAACTAACGGTTTAACTGTAACAGAGATAGTCGCTCGATAG